Proteins from one Acomys russatus chromosome 12, mAcoRus1.1, whole genome shotgun sequence genomic window:
- the LOC127196162 gene encoding small cysteine and glycine repeat-containing protein 5-like — protein MGCCGCGGCGGCGCGSCGCGSCGCGSCGCGGCGGCGSCGCGSCGCGSCGCGGCGCCGGCGSCCGCGGCGCCGCCGCCKPVVVCCCRRTCCRSCGCGCGKGCCQQKCCQQKCGCKKCCC, from the coding sequence ATGGGTTGCTGTGGCTGTGGAGgttgtggtggctgtggctgtggcagctgtggctgtggcagctgtggctgtggcagctgtggctgtggcggttgtggtggctgtggcagctgtggctgtggcagctgtggctgtggcagctgCGGCTGCGGTGGCTGTGGTTGCTGCGGTGGCTGTGGCAGCTGTTGTGGCTGTGGCGGCTGTGGCTGTTGTGGTTGCTGTGGCTGCTGCAAACCTGTGGTCGTCTGCTGCTGCCGTCGCACCTGCTGCCgttcctgtggctgtggctgtgggaagGGTTGTTGCCAGCAGAAGTGCTGCCAGCAGAAGTGTGGCTGCAAGAAGTGCTGCTGCTAA